In the genome of Desulfofarcimen acetoxidans DSM 771, one region contains:
- a CDS encoding flagellar hook-associated protein 2, whose protein sequence is MSSSLRISGLASGMDIDSMVKQLMKAERMRLDTLTQKKQTLEWQQEDYRTVNSLLRSLRDATFNMKLQGTFLSRQATSNNESVVKVTTGTSAVDGTYEVSVSQLAKGAYLTGDKINSGNTANLKSQLNLTEGGEKTLVINGPNGTKKTITVDTDTAKMADLVAEINSGLDDSGNTWGVRASYDAVNDRLFLMTKDTGADQTIAVEEGELAQALKLTSGNFAYSSGQNANYKLNGVDLEAATNTVTINGLTLDIKGVSAKDSGGDPTPTTVTVSRNTDAVYNAIKEFVDKYNETIEKVNKEYYEDRYTDYRPLTDTMRESLSDDQEEKWEEKARSGMLRFDSLLGSSLSKFRSTLNSAVDNVSSTENYNNLTKIGITTGSYQDNGKLIISEKKLKEAIQKDPDGVMDLFTKSGDTYKEKGLAGRLYDDITNAMDSVIAKAGSSDSLVDDSVVGKQIKDVSNRITTMEDHLEDIEDRYYKKFSVMEEALSKLSQQSAWITQMLGGK, encoded by the coding sequence ATGTCATCAAGCCTTCGCATAAGCGGTTTAGCCAGCGGAATGGATATCGACAGCATGGTTAAACAACTCATGAAAGCAGAACGCATGCGATTGGATACACTAACTCAGAAGAAGCAAACACTAGAGTGGCAGCAAGAAGACTACCGTACTGTTAATAGCTTACTGCGTTCTCTTCGTGATGCAACCTTTAATATGAAACTGCAAGGTACGTTTTTATCCCGCCAGGCTACCTCAAATAACGAGTCAGTGGTTAAGGTTACCACCGGCACAAGTGCGGTTGACGGTACTTACGAAGTATCAGTCAGTCAACTGGCTAAAGGGGCTTATTTAACCGGCGATAAAATTAACTCCGGCAACACCGCAAACCTTAAATCTCAGCTTAATTTGACTGAGGGCGGAGAAAAGACGCTAGTAATTAACGGGCCTAACGGAACCAAGAAAACTATTACCGTTGATACTGATACAGCCAAAATGGCCGACCTGGTTGCCGAAATTAATTCCGGCCTGGATGACAGCGGTAATACATGGGGTGTGCGTGCCAGCTACGATGCAGTTAATGACCGGCTGTTTCTCATGACCAAAGACACCGGCGCCGATCAGACCATAGCTGTGGAAGAAGGAGAACTGGCCCAGGCTCTAAAGCTTACCAGCGGGAATTTTGCTTACTCTTCCGGGCAAAACGCAAATTATAAGCTTAACGGCGTTGATCTGGAAGCTGCCACTAATACCGTAACTATTAATGGATTAACTTTAGACATAAAGGGTGTCAGTGCAAAAGACAGCGGCGGAGATCCCACCCCAACCACGGTTACTGTCTCCCGTAATACCGATGCAGTTTATAATGCTATTAAAGAGTTTGTGGATAAGTATAATGAGACGATAGAGAAAGTTAATAAAGAGTACTACGAAGATCGATACACTGATTATCGACCTCTTACCGACACAATGAGAGAAAGTCTTTCTGATGATCAGGAAGAGAAATGGGAAGAGAAAGCACGCAGCGGAATGCTGCGATTTGATTCTTTGCTGGGCAGTTCTCTCAGTAAATTTAGAAGCACACTAAATAGTGCCGTTGATAATGTTAGCAGCACAGAGAACTATAACAACTTGACTAAAATCGGCATCACTACCGGTTCATATCAAGATAACGGTAAATTAATTATTAGTGAAAAAAAGCTAAAAGAAGCTATTCAAAAGGATCCCGACGGGGTAATGGATCTTTTCACTAAATCGGGTGATACCTATAAAGAAAAAGGATTGGCCGGTCGTCTCTATGATGATATAACCAATGCCATGGATTCCGTCATCGCTAAGGCGGGCAGTTCTGACAGCCTGGTGGATGACAGTGTGGTAGGCAAGCAAATAAAAGATGTAAGCAATAGGATAACTACTATGGAAGACCACCTGGAAGATATAGAGGACCGTTATTATAAAAAGTTTTCTGTCATGGAAGAGGCCCTTAGTAAATTAAGCCAGCAAAGCGCCTGGATTACCCAGATGCTCGGCGGAAAGTAA
- the fliS gene encoding flagellar export chaperone FliS: protein MAVFNPYQQYQQNSITSAKPGQLTLMLYNGAIKFIKTAILGMEKKDIGTANGAVIRAQEIIRYLDHTLDPQYEISQNLSSLYDYIYRRLVEANINKNAAVLEEVVSMVEELRDTWMSVLKKTS from the coding sequence ATGGCAGTATTTAATCCCTATCAGCAATACCAGCAAAACTCTATCACCAGCGCCAAACCGGGGCAATTAACCCTGATGTTATATAACGGGGCTATTAAGTTTATTAAAACAGCTATCCTTGGTATGGAAAAAAAGGATATTGGGACTGCCAATGGTGCCGTTATCAGGGCACAGGAGATAATCCGTTACCTTGATCATACATTAGATCCTCAATATGAAATATCGCAAAACTTAAGCAGCTTATACGATTACATCTACCGCCGTTTGGTGGAGGCAAATATAAATAAAAATGCCGCTGTTTTGGAGGAAGTAGTCTCCATGGTTGAAGAACTCAGAGATACCTGGATGAGTGTTCTTAAAAAAACAAGCTAA
- a CDS encoding flagellar protein FlaG, translating to MKVGGGGLEALATQDLTTSLRKTEKSEPIPNADDAVDSSQAQVNPDQLIKAVENLNKTSDLYNQGLQFKVHEETKQLVVQIVNQESGEVIKQIPPEEVLDMEARIGKMVGLIIDKKA from the coding sequence ATGAAAGTTGGTGGCGGTGGTTTAGAAGCTTTGGCAACACAGGATCTTACGACTTCTCTCCGAAAAACAGAAAAAAGTGAACCGATCCCGAATGCGGATGATGCTGTTGACAGCAGTCAGGCTCAAGTAAATCCCGATCAGTTGATTAAGGCTGTAGAAAACTTAAATAAAACTTCAGATCTATATAACCAGGGTCTGCAATTTAAGGTACATGAAGAAACTAAACAGCTAGTAGTCCAGATTGTTAACCAGGAATCAGGTGAAGTGATCAAACAAATACCTCCTGAAGAAGTACTGGACATGGAAGCCCGGATCGGTAAAATGGTTGGTTTAATCATTGATAAAAAAGCATAG
- the csrA gene encoding carbon storage regulator CsrA, translating into MLILTRKKNESIMLGEEIKITVLDIRGDSIKIGIEAPKELTVLRSELYQAVREENTRAALVKQSVLEQLRKLQEMNKGQ; encoded by the coding sequence ATGTTAATCCTTACCCGTAAAAAAAATGAGAGCATTATGCTAGGTGAAGAAATTAAAATTACAGTATTGGATATTCGCGGTGACAGCATAAAAATCGGTATTGAGGCTCCTAAGGAGTTGACTGTGTTACGCAGTGAACTCTACCAGGCAGTAAGAGAGGAAAATACCAGGGCCGCCCTGGTAAAACAGTCAGTACTTGAGCAACTGAGGAAGCTGCAAGAAATGAACAAAGGCCAATAA
- the fliW gene encoding flagellar assembly protein FliW: MQVKTTNSSNLIVEQENIIAFPTGIPGFEELKRFMLLPEEDMDAFYWLQSVDEPAVAFLATNPFIFFPGYSFDLPDEEIKNLDIQNPEEILVVNIISIPRNRVTETTANLVGPIVINTRLKQAKQVILTGTSYSTKHLLFTGAAKKETSVAQGKGETKC; the protein is encoded by the coding sequence GTGCAGGTTAAAACTACTAATAGCAGCAACTTAATAGTTGAGCAGGAAAATATCATAGCTTTTCCTACCGGAATTCCCGGTTTTGAAGAACTAAAGCGTTTTATGCTGTTGCCGGAAGAAGATATGGATGCTTTTTACTGGCTGCAATCAGTTGATGAGCCTGCAGTAGCATTTCTGGCAACAAATCCCTTCATTTTCTTTCCCGGTTACAGCTTTGATTTGCCCGATGAAGAAATTAAGAATTTAGATATACAAAACCCCGAGGAAATTTTGGTTGTTAATATTATTTCCATTCCCAGGAACCGGGTAACTGAAACAACCGCTAATCTGGTGGGACCTATAGTAATTAACACCAGGCTTAAGCAGGCTAAACAGGTTATTCTGACAGGCACTTCCTACTCAACCAAACACCTGCTTTTTACCGGGGCAGCAAAAAAAGAAACCAGCGTTGCTCAGGGCAAGGGGGAAACAAAATGTTAA
- a CDS encoding flagellin gives MRVTSQIVSHNLKKNIERQMRDIAQNQLDISSGKKLSTLSENPSDLGKAMALKTSLDKQEQYKSNIDNAIGWMNQTETALADSAELVLSARDLVLEVGNLGVGETDMKAMSAEVGVIIEQLTANTNTVLGRSYIFAGIQTDNKFVDNNPENGYLIEGTDPQLYYHGEATGKIRKEIATGITMQVNVSGEVFVKGENNIFKNLTDLKSALESGDKDKVSELLDKLDQNHDSLVQERTAVGGKIKHLENMQEQMDNQSLNMQTLLENLQGVDTAETTIQLAENKMAYEASLAISAKILQTNILDYLR, from the coding sequence ATGCGTGTCACCAGTCAGATAGTAAGCCATAACCTGAAAAAAAATATAGAAAGACAAATGAGAGATATTGCTCAAAACCAATTAGATATCTCCTCCGGCAAGAAGCTAAGTACCTTAAGTGAAAACCCCAGTGATTTAGGAAAAGCCATGGCTTTGAAAACCTCCTTAGATAAACAGGAACAATATAAAAGCAATATTGATAATGCAATAGGCTGGATGAATCAAACCGAAACAGCCTTGGCAGATTCGGCGGAACTCGTATTAAGTGCACGGGATTTGGTGTTAGAGGTGGGAAACCTAGGAGTTGGAGAAACAGATATGAAAGCTATGTCTGCTGAGGTAGGTGTTATTATCGAGCAGTTAACGGCAAATACTAATACTGTTTTGGGGCGAAGCTATATTTTTGCCGGTATTCAAACTGACAACAAGTTTGTTGACAACAATCCGGAGAATGGCTATTTAATCGAAGGAACCGACCCGCAGTTGTACTATCATGGTGAAGCAACCGGGAAGATTAGAAAAGAAATAGCAACCGGTATCACCATGCAAGTAAATGTATCGGGAGAAGTGTTTGTTAAGGGTGAGAACAATATATTTAAAAATTTGACAGATTTAAAGAGTGCGCTTGAAAGCGGAGATAAAGATAAGGTTTCAGAATTGCTGGATAAACTGGATCAAAACCATGACAGCCTTGTCCAAGAAAGAACAGCTGTTGGCGGTAAAATTAAACATTTAGAAAACATGCAGGAACAGATGGATAACCAATCATTAAATATGCAAACCCTGTTAGAAAATTTACAGGGTGTTGATACAGCTGAGACTACTATACAACTTGCCGAAAATAAAATGGCCTATGAGGCTTCCCTGGCTATAAGTGCAAAAATATTGCAAACCAATATTCTGGATTATCTGAGGTAG
- the flgK gene encoding flagellar hook-associated protein FlgK has protein sequence MSGTFFGLEIGKRALQANKTGMDVTGNNVANANTTGYSRQRVNLVTGPPYTGSGYQLGTGVNVGDIERIRNNYIDGQVRSNLSQIGYQEKEQNVLQKVEALFPYSVNEGMQVYLNDFFNGWQEVNENPLDKGIQAGVLEKGKALAAAMNQSYEQLGIIRKDVDTEHTDLVSQVGKLTERIVKVNESIAKSHAENNNVLLDERDLLLDRLAKLVKIDATMNNDNKALVDVSVNGVALITGTANNFNAANFDTPDVGGSVGSLINTGSRIDNYKEKLEKLANAIAEEINGLYTGEGKFFKDLSNASDSKTLNNNKIIELDDNASVDPQIALEAAQLRNKKIDSLGEDEGITFESYYQDLMVTIGEESNSAGQLLETYEAIGDQLFAQRESVSGVSIEEEMTNLLQYQYGYQAASKIITTIDQMLETLLGIIR, from the coding sequence ATGAGCGGAACCTTTTTCGGCCTGGAAATAGGCAAACGGGCCCTCCAAGCAAATAAAACGGGCATGGATGTTACCGGCAACAACGTAGCCAATGCCAACACTACAGGCTACAGCCGCCAAAGGGTAAACCTCGTTACCGGGCCACCGTATACCGGAAGCGGTTATCAGCTTGGAACCGGCGTTAATGTAGGGGATATTGAGCGCATCAGAAATAACTATATCGACGGACAGGTGAGAAGCAACCTGAGTCAAATCGGCTATCAGGAAAAGGAACAAAATGTCTTGCAGAAGGTAGAAGCTTTGTTTCCGTATTCGGTCAATGAAGGCATGCAAGTATATCTCAACGATTTTTTTAACGGCTGGCAGGAAGTAAATGAAAACCCGCTGGATAAGGGTATACAGGCTGGAGTACTCGAAAAAGGGAAGGCTCTGGCTGCCGCCATGAACCAGTCCTATGAACAGTTAGGCATCATTAGGAAAGATGTTGACACGGAGCATACCGATCTAGTCAGTCAGGTAGGAAAGCTAACCGAACGAATTGTAAAGGTCAACGAATCTATTGCCAAAAGCCATGCAGAAAATAACAATGTCCTGCTGGATGAACGGGATCTGCTCTTAGATAGACTGGCTAAATTGGTAAAAATAGATGCAACAATGAATAATGATAACAAAGCTTTAGTTGATGTAAGTGTTAACGGCGTTGCTTTAATTACCGGGACTGCAAACAATTTTAACGCAGCTAATTTCGATACGCCGGACGTGGGCGGTTCAGTTGGCAGTCTTATAAACACCGGATCCCGGATTGATAATTATAAAGAAAAGCTTGAAAAACTGGCTAATGCTATTGCCGAAGAAATAAACGGACTATACACTGGGGAAGGTAAATTTTTTAAAGACCTGTCGAATGCTTCAGATAGTAAAACTCTAAACAACAATAAAATTATTGAACTGGATGACAATGCTTCCGTTGATCCCCAGATTGCTTTAGAAGCTGCGCAATTGCGCAACAAGAAGATTGACAGCCTGGGTGAAGATGAAGGCATTACTTTCGAATCATATTACCAGGATTTAATGGTTACCATTGGTGAGGAAAGCAATTCAGCCGGTCAACTGCTGGAAACCTACGAGGCTATCGGGGACCAGTTATTTGCCCAGCGTGAATCTGTATCCGGTGTGTCCATAGAAGAGGAAATGACCAATTTACTGCAGTACCAGTATGGCTACCAGGCCGCTTCTAAAATCATTACCACTATCGATCAAATGCTGGAAACTTTACTTGGCATTATCAGGTAA
- the flgN gene encoding flagellar export chaperone FlgN — translation MQNLFQQLRDCLNIQKNIAIKLFKASQQHLEALKRNNHTDIKATAGRQEILTGELVKIQNTCSGLQDEIKNELGLPAGTALSALSESAPGFLSHELLTLIQELRNLFVKIQDINEINNILTQNALSFNERLINILLPKQRLTYKENGVIDEKQPGISRLNLTV, via the coding sequence ATGCAAAATTTATTTCAACAGCTGCGAGACTGCCTAAATATACAAAAAAATATTGCCATAAAGTTATTTAAAGCTTCTCAGCAGCACTTGGAAGCTTTAAAGAGAAATAATCATACAGACATAAAAGCTACTGCAGGCAGGCAAGAAATTTTAACAGGGGAATTGGTTAAAATTCAAAATACCTGCTCCGGCTTACAGGATGAAATTAAAAATGAGCTCGGGTTGCCTGCCGGTACGGCTTTAAGTGCTTTGTCAGAATCTGCTCCGGGTTTTTTAAGTCATGAACTGCTCACTTTAATTCAGGAGTTAAGGAATTTATTTGTCAAGATACAAGACATCAATGAAATCAATAATATACTAACCCAAAATGCCTTATCTTTTAATGAGCGATTAATCAATATTCTCCTGCCCAAACAAAGGCTGACCTATAAGGAAAACGGAGTCATAGATGAGAAACAGCCCGGTATTTCGCGCCTAAACCTGACGGTTTAG
- the flgM gene encoding flagellar biosynthesis anti-sigma factor FlgM — translation MKISQNGFNPIKAYTSLVKEKDKIKQPATGNVQADKLEISSQAKEIQMVRSKIAELPSVREDLVAELKQRIQDGTYKSSGEKIADGIIEERLLDKQV, via the coding sequence ATGAAAATATCACAGAACGGATTTAACCCCATAAAAGCCTATACATCATTAGTAAAAGAAAAAGACAAGATTAAACAGCCGGCTACCGGTAATGTACAGGCAGATAAATTGGAGATTTCCTCACAGGCCAAAGAAATACAAATGGTTCGCTCAAAAATAGCTGAGCTGCCAAGTGTACGCGAAGACCTGGTGGCCGAATTGAAGCAGCGTATTCAGGACGGCACATACAAGTCCAGCGGAGAAAAGATTGCGGATGGGATTATTGAGGAGAGACTTTTGGATAAACAAGTTTAA
- a CDS encoding S-layer homology domain-containing protein has protein sequence MLAKCEKKYPALFVILGLLVLAGLSVFVNIVEAADVSADVSVSMYIYSPSDGSNKELTAVTDSVTGDEYYNTYSNLIFLSVTIDSDNSVNKITVNSKALAEDETGTYIFLTKTGENNITVKVDFEGASSVSKSYKINYYNDTAPQNTTYTLSIPPSGVITNLFDGSIKLYLPKNTFIVNDDGPTDSQYIMIIASKEPSDRRYRDDYAELPPNSKSFDIRPVVISDDEIEFADDSILSSNGTITLGYDENIIRPEILTVYYNAGNGWKNIGGLVSEKNKTISAQFNGFGEYVVMARSNNFSEFTKKISEIDTSVSWSKQYVDVLYARGIMEPNKNLSDGRFGLINDAGEEENATRFDFAKAVVKGLGLQLVVDITTPPGLDGGWESGSSASFTDSTEIAIMKTAYTNGILQGTVKGGKKYFEPGDSLTRAQAAVILARVLKLKTDTDQDKVIAQLNKSYSDSCDIEAWAAPSVLAVSKAKIFTNKEFKPAESLTCAQLAKITYIMLQKVGKL, from the coding sequence GTGTTGGCAAAATGTGAGAAAAAATATCCGGCTTTATTTGTCATCTTGGGATTGCTTGTTCTGGCGGGACTTTCTGTGTTTGTGAATATTGTGGAAGCTGCTGATGTATCTGCTGATGTAAGTGTAAGTATGTATATCTATAGCCCGAGCGATGGCTCAAATAAGGAACTGACAGCCGTAACTGATTCTGTTACAGGGGATGAGTACTACAATACCTACAGCAACCTTATTTTTTTATCAGTAACAATTGATTCGGACAATAGTGTTAATAAGATAACTGTGAACAGTAAGGCGCTGGCCGAGGATGAGACGGGTACTTATATATTCCTGACAAAAACAGGCGAAAATAATATAACAGTCAAGGTTGATTTTGAGGGGGCTTCGTCTGTATCAAAAAGTTATAAGATAAACTATTATAATGATACTGCACCGCAAAATACGACTTATACATTGAGCATACCTCCTTCCGGGGTTATAACAAATCTATTTGACGGTAGCATAAAGCTGTATTTGCCTAAGAATACCTTTATTGTAAATGATGACGGGCCGACGGATTCACAATATATTATGATTATCGCAAGCAAGGAGCCAAGTGATAGACGTTATCGGGATGATTATGCCGAATTGCCGCCTAATTCCAAGTCGTTTGATATTAGGCCGGTTGTAATCAGTGACGATGAAATTGAATTTGCGGACGATAGCATACTGTCGTCCAATGGCACAATTACACTGGGTTATGATGAGAATATAATACGACCGGAGATTTTAACGGTTTATTATAATGCCGGCAATGGTTGGAAAAATATAGGTGGCCTGGTGAGTGAAAAAAATAAGACCATTTCAGCACAGTTTAACGGTTTCGGTGAGTATGTAGTTATGGCAAGATCGAATAATTTTAGTGAATTTACTAAAAAGATTTCTGAGATAGATACATCAGTCAGTTGGTCTAAGCAATATGTAGATGTGCTTTATGCAAGGGGAATAATGGAACCCAATAAAAATTTAAGTGATGGAAGATTTGGTTTAATAAATGACGCAGGTGAAGAGGAAAATGCTACGCGCTTTGATTTTGCTAAAGCAGTTGTAAAAGGTCTTGGTCTTCAGTTAGTTGTTGATATTACAACACCACCGGGTTTGGATGGGGGTTGGGAATCAGGGAGTTCTGCTTCCTTTACTGATTCTACTGAAATAGCGATAATGAAAACAGCTTATACAAACGGTATTTTACAGGGTACAGTTAAAGGTGGTAAAAAGTATTTTGAACCCGGAGATTCTCTTACAAGAGCACAGGCAGCGGTTATTTTAGCCAGGGTATTAAAGCTGAAAACTGATACTGACCAGGATAAGGTAATTGCTCAGTTGAATAAGTCCTACAGTGATTCTTGTGACATCGAGGCTTGGGCTGCACCAAGTGTTCTGGCCGTCAGTAAGGCTAAAATCTTTACCAATAAAGAGTTTAAGCCTGCTGAATCTCTGACATGCGCACAGTTGGCAAAAATAACCTATATTATGCTGCAAAAAGTCGGTAAGTTGTAA
- the flgB gene encoding flagellar basal body rod protein FlgB — protein sequence MDLFNNKSLRLLEKAIDAGSLRQRVIANNIANINTPGFKKSSVAFESILKKNLNTGRIPLKYSDSRHFGAADSLDAINPTVVKENTTSMRSDGNNVDVEQEMVRLVLNTINYNADIQELNNRLNSLGVVIRGGN from the coding sequence TTGGATCTTTTTAATAACAAATCTTTAAGACTGCTGGAAAAAGCTATTGATGCCGGGTCTTTAAGGCAGCGTGTTATCGCTAATAATATTGCTAATATAAATACTCCAGGGTTTAAAAAATCTTCTGTGGCTTTTGAGTCTATTTTAAAAAAGAATTTGAACACGGGCAGGATTCCTCTGAAATATTCGGACAGCAGGCATTTTGGCGCTGCTGACTCGCTTGACGCCATCAATCCGACAGTAGTCAAAGAGAATACTACGTCAATGAGGTCAGACGGGAATAATGTGGATGTTGAACAGGAAATGGTCAGGTTGGTGCTAAATACAATTAATTATAATGCTGATATTCAGGAATTGAACAATCGCTTGAATTCACTGGGAGTTGTTATTAGGGGGGGTAATTAA
- the flgC gene encoding flagellar basal body rod protein FlgC, with product MSLYDSFSISSSGMSAERLWLDIISNNIANLNTTRTAKGGPYKRQMPVFSQRLQSVVDSAKTRAGGVEVNRVVQDNAPPRMVYDPSHPDADQEGNVAYPNINIVNEMVNMMAARRAYEANATALEASKSMAMKALEIGRG from the coding sequence ATGAGCCTGTATGATTCTTTTTCTATCAGTTCCTCCGGTATGTCGGCGGAAAGGCTTTGGCTTGATATTATTTCCAATAATATAGCTAATCTCAATACTACCCGTACTGCTAAAGGCGGCCCGTATAAAAGGCAGATGCCGGTGTTTTCCCAGCGTTTGCAGTCCGTTGTTGACAGTGCAAAAACCCGCGCGGGCGGCGTTGAGGTAAACCGTGTGGTGCAGGACAATGCTCCGCCCCGTATGGTCTATGATCCTTCTCACCCGGATGCTGATCAGGAGGGTAATGTGGCTTATCCGAATATAAATATAGTTAATGAAATGGTTAATATGATGGCTGCCCGGAGAGCCTATGAGGCCAATGCCACTGCCTTGGAAGCGTCAAAATCAATGGCCATGAAGGCGCTGGAAATCGGACGGGGTTAA
- the fliE gene encoding flagellar hook-basal body complex protein FliE produces MIVSPAKLPLLMPMSEQQESQNDGSSKSDFSTFLAEAVNKLNSSQVDADNLSEKFLTGEVDNLHQVTIAMEKAKLSMQLAMQVRNKFVEAYQEISRMQI; encoded by the coding sequence ATGATAGTATCTCCGGCCAAATTACCTTTGCTTATGCCCATGTCAGAGCAGCAGGAAAGCCAAAATGACGGTTCCTCAAAAAGTGATTTCAGTACTTTTTTAGCCGAAGCAGTAAATAAATTGAATAGCTCACAGGTTGACGCGGATAATCTCAGTGAAAAATTTTTGACAGGTGAGGTGGATAATTTACATCAGGTCACTATAGCCATGGAAAAAGCTAAACTTTCCATGCAGTTAGCCATGCAGGTTCGTAATAAATTCGTGGAAGCTTATCAGGAGATTTCCCGTATGCAAATTTAA
- the fliF gene encoding flagellar basal-body MS-ring/collar protein FliF, with translation MTPRELLDRLKQRWQSLSQVKKAFVIIAGTGILAATLYLITFLTQTSYTPLMTNLEPRDAGAIEEKLKSLKYEDFKLADQGTTIMVPKEQVYEIRIKLASSGVLQGGGLGFELFDQNQMGVSDFEQQVDYQRALQEELRRTIIQLEEVEQARVHLVLPQKSVFVDEQEPASVSIALKLKPLAKLKPEQVKGIADLAVGSIQGLKLENVHIIDMQGHILSDTIDTENDEDSSQVINKQQQVRREYEKELEKRIQNVLDRVLGTDKAVSMVTAEMDFNKQEINTTTHGPGQKVSEQLINEKSQGTGLGGVTGTDAQNTQTYPTGTDNVESASRDESITNYQVDTTQQKVVQPPGTIKKLSTSVVVDGKLSATRIQQIESLVSTAIGYDQARGDQINVTNIAFDTSYQDKMQAEMGKEETLAAQKQRQQLIYFAIAGAVIFLIMSAFLIAYMRRRRRQQQEDTLEESIKSVQDLIEEEQELEVKYIDVKHDQIKKLAKERPQDIAEILKIWLSEG, from the coding sequence ATGACTCCGCGTGAACTGCTGGACCGGTTAAAACAGCGCTGGCAGAGTTTAAGCCAGGTAAAGAAGGCTTTTGTTATTATTGCCGGTACCGGTATATTGGCGGCGACATTATATTTGATTACATTTTTAACTCAAACATCTTATACTCCGCTTATGACAAACCTTGAACCCAGAGATGCCGGTGCTATTGAGGAAAAACTGAAATCGTTGAAATATGAAGACTTTAAGCTGGCTGATCAGGGTACAACTATTATGGTGCCTAAAGAACAGGTCTATGAGATACGCATAAAACTGGCCAGCAGCGGGGTTTTGCAGGGGGGCGGTTTGGGGTTTGAGTTGTTTGATCAAAACCAAATGGGCGTATCTGATTTTGAGCAGCAGGTGGATTATCAGAGGGCGCTGCAGGAGGAGTTAAGGCGGACAATCATTCAGTTGGAAGAAGTTGAGCAGGCCCGTGTGCATTTGGTTCTTCCCCAAAAAAGTGTTTTTGTGGATGAACAGGAGCCCGCTTCTGTTTCTATAGCTCTAAAATTAAAGCCTCTGGCTAAATTAAAGCCTGAGCAAGTAAAGGGAATTGCTGATCTGGCGGTTGGCAGTATACAGGGACTTAAGCTGGAAAACGTGCATATTATAGATATGCAGGGACATATTTTAAGCGACACTATTGACACTGAAAATGATGAAGACTCCTCTCAAGTCATTAATAAACAGCAGCAGGTTAGGCGCGAGTATGAAAAAGAACTGGAGAAGCGTATTCAAAACGTTTTGGATAGGGTTTTAGGTACGGACAAGGCAGTTTCCATGGTAACTGCGGAAATGGATTTTAATAAACAGGAAATTAATACGACTACTCACGGGCCGGGTCAGAAAGTCAGTGAGCAGCTTATAAATGAAAAGAGCCAGGGTACGGGTCTTGGAGGTGTAACCGGTACAGATGCTCAAAACACGCAGACCTACCCAACAGGCACAGACAATGTGGAAAGCGCTTCACGGGATGAGTCAATAACTAACTATCAGGTTGACACTACACAGCAAAAAGTAGTCCAGCCTCCCGGCACGATTAAGAAACTGTCTACATCCGTGGTGGTGGACGGCAAACTGTCCGCTACCCGTATTCAACAGATAGAATCCCTTGTATCAACGGCTATCGGCTATGATCAGGCCAGAGGAGATCAAATTAATGTTACCAACATAGCTTTTGACACCAGTTATCAGGATAAGATGCAAGCTGAAATGGGTAAGGAAGAAACTTTGGCTGCGCAAAAACAGCGCCAGCAGCTCATATACTTTGCTATTGCAGGAGCGGTAATTTTTCTCATAATGTCCGCGTTTTTGATTGCTTACATGCGCAGGCGCAGGAGACAGCAGCAGGAAGACACTCTGGAAGAAAGTATCAAAAGCGTGCAGGATCTGATTGAAGAAGAGCAGGAATTAGAGGTTAAATATATAGATGTGAAGCATGATCAGATTAAAAAGCTTGCTAAGGAAAGGCCGCAGGATATAGCTGAGATTCTTAAGATATGGCTGTCCGAGGGATAG